Proteins encoded in a region of the Podarcis muralis chromosome 4, rPodMur119.hap1.1, whole genome shotgun sequence genome:
- the DDX3X gene encoding ATP-dependent RNA helicase DDX3X isoform X5, whose product MSHVAVENALGLDQQFAGLDLNSSDDQSGGGTASKGRYIPPHLRNREASKQGFDGGWNAGRDRDAAYSSFGARSDRGSGKSSFFAERGNGSRGRFDDRGGRGGEFDGISSRGGDRSAFGGRFDRGGNSRWSDKSDEDDWSKPLAPSERVEQELFAGGNTGINFEKYDDIPVEATGNNCPPHIESFSDVDMGEIIMGNIELTRYTRPTPVQKYAIPIIKDKRDLMACAQTGSGKTAAFLLPILSQIYTDGPGDALRAMKENGRYGRRKQYPISLVLAPTRELAVQIYEEARKFAYRSKVRPCVVYGGADIGQQIRDLERGCHLLVATPGRLVDMMERGKIGLDFCKYLVLDEADRMLDMGFEPQIRRIVEQDTMPPKGVRQTMMFSATFPKEIQMLARDFLEEYIFLAVGRVGSTSENITQKVVWVEESDKRSFLLDLLNATGKDSLTLVFVETKKGADSLEDFLYHEGYACTSIHGDRSQRDREEALHQFRSGRSPILVATAVAARGLDISNVKHVINFDLPSDIEEYVHRIGRTGRVGNLGLATSFFNERNINITKDLLDLLVEAKQEVPSWLENMAYEQIHKGGSSRGRSKGRFSGGFGARDYRTSSSTSSSSSFGSSRTSSGRSGGSGGGGGHGGSRGFGGGSGGYGGFYNSDGYGGNYNSQGVDWWGN is encoded by the exons ATGAGTCATGTGGCAGTGGAAAATGCCCTCGGTCTAGATCAACAG tttgctggTCTAGACTTGAATTCCTCAGACGATCAGAGTGGAGGAGGTACAGCAAGCA AAGGCCGGTACATTCCTCCTCACTTACGGAATAGAGAAGCTTCAAAGCAGG GATTTGATGGTGGGTGGAATGCTGGCAGAGACAGGGATGCTGCATACAGTAGCTTTGGTGCAAGGAGTGACCGTGGATCAGGAAAATCAAGCTTTTTTGCTGAGCGTGGTAATGGTTCAAGAGGAAG GTTTGATGACCGTGGTGGAAGAGGCGGTGAATTTGATGGCATTAGCAGTCGTGGTGGTGATAGAAGTGCCTTTGGCGGCAGATTTGATCGTGGTGGAAACAGTCGTTGGTCTGATAAAAGTGATGAAGATGACTGGTCCAAACCACTTGCCCCAAGTGAACGTGTGGAGCA GGAGCTGTTTGCTGGTGGGAATACTGGCATTAATTTTGAGAAGTATGATGACATTCCGGTTGAAGCAACAGGCAACAACTGTCCTCCACACATTGAGAGC TTCAGCGATGTTGACATGGGAGAAATCATTATGGGGAACATTGAACTCACCCGCTACACTCGGCCTACTCCAGTGCAGAAATATGCTATCCCTATCATCAAAGACAAGAGAGACTTGATGGCTTGTGCCCAGACAG GGTCTGGAAAAACTGCTGCATTTCTTCTGCCCATATTGAGTCAGATATATACAGATGGCCCGGGTGATGCCCTCAGAGCAATGAAG GAAAACGGAAGGTATGGACGCCGTAAGCAATATCCCATCTCACTCGTTTTGGCTCCCACAAGAGAGCTGGCAGTGCAGATATATGAAGAAGCCAGAAAA TTTGCATATCGCTCCAAAGTCCGCCCCTGCGTCGTGTATGGTGGGGCTGACATTGGTCAACAGATACGTGACTTGGAACGTGGTTGCCATTTGCTTGTAGCAACTCCAGGTCGTCTTGTAGATATGATGGAGAGAGGAAAGATTGGACTGGACTTTTGCAA ATACTTGGTACTGGATGAAGCTGATCGTATGCTTGACATGGGGTTTGAACCTCAAATCCGTCGTATTGTTGAGCAAGACACTATGCCACCCAAAGGTGTCCGTCAGACTATGATGTTCAGTGCTACTTTTCCAAAGGAAATTCAG ATGCTTGCTCGTGACTTCTTGGAGGAATATATCTTTCTGGCTGTTGGCAGAGTTGGCTCTACATCTGAGAACATCACACAGAAAGTAGTGTGGGTGGAAGAGTCAGACAAACGGTCATTTCTGCTTGACCTCCTAAATGCCACAG GAAAAGATTCCTTGACTCTGGTGTTTGTGGAGACTAAAAAGGGGGCTGATTCTCTGGAGGATTTCCTCTACCACGAAGGCTATGCTTGCACAAGCATCCATGGTGATCGCTCTCAGCGAGACAGGGAAGAGGCATTGCACCAGTTCCGTTCAGGCAGAAGTCCCATCTTGGTTGCCACTGCA GTAGCAGCAAGAGGATTGGATATCTCAAATGTAAAACACGTCATAAACTTTGATTTGCCAAGTGACATAGAAGAATACGTGCATCGCATTGGCCGTACAGGCCGTGTCGGGAATCTTG GTCTTGCCACATCATTCTTCAATGAGAGGAACATAAATATCACAAAAGACTTGCTAGATCTACTTGTTGAAGCTAAACAGGAAGTACCATCTTGGCTAGAAAATATGGCATATGAGCAGATTCACAAGGGTGGAAGCAGTCGTGGGCGATCAAAAGG CCGTTTCAGTGGAGGATTTGGTGCCCGAGATTATCGAACAAGTAGCAgtaccagcagcagcagtagctttGGCAGCAGCCGCACAAGTAGTGGGCGCAGcggtggcagtggtggtggcggTGGCCATGGAGGCAGCAGAGGATTTGGAG GTGGAAGTGGTGGCTATGGCGGCTTCTATAACAGTGATGGATATGGAGGAAACTATAACTCTCAGGGGGTAGATTGGTGGGGCAACTGA